One window of the Caminibacter pacificus genome contains the following:
- a CDS encoding multiheme c-type cytochrome yields the protein MKKALTAGLSVAAIASVAFAANSLDSNPNYQKLKNFKPKGVSNDQCLMCHKTTDPGIVADWQHSKHAKAGVGCVECHVVPKDYPTAFKAHPMQGANWTVQIAVSSVTCAKCHAKEVQEYLNSGHARGAAQWLATPKNKHGYLMTKLSYHYESLKGANKSYLVDGKTMEKGIRNDLPVYRANENNPRTANLNVANICIQCHGTVVKLDKQGRPDATTWPSDGIAALYPDGGVGNCLACHSRHKFSAAEARHPAACTNCHLGPDHPDKEVFESSVHGHIFDTNEEDYKFDTGEQIPGKTVRAATCFTCHMSGINGLKATHNVSLRLKWNLWAPDSFLRTGGHETAGWAFWKGGGKVTDTTVTRGNPKAGNPNGPEAARADMKKVCMTCHQATFTNNYFQRVDAAVKIYNQYKAAANKMMKELKAKGLIKSDVWSDPFFKLYYYLWHHEGRRFRQGAAMGSPDYAHWHGVFQVMQDIREMNDIYNYRMKMLKKYGSAKKVLENEPPMPVVTHE from the coding sequence ATGAAAAAAGCACTTACAGCTGGGTTAAGCGTAGCTGCTATTGCAAGTGTTGCTTTCGCAGCTAACAGCTTAGATTCAAACCCGAATTATCAAAAACTTAAAAATTTCAAACCTAAGGGTGTAAGTAACGACCAATGTTTAATGTGTCACAAAACTACTGATCCTGGAATCGTTGCAGACTGGCAACATTCTAAACACGCAAAAGCTGGTGTAGGATGTGTTGAATGTCACGTTGTTCCAAAAGATTATCCAACTGCATTCAAAGCTCACCCAATGCAAGGTGCAAACTGGACGGTACAAATCGCAGTTTCATCTGTAACTTGTGCTAAATGTCACGCAAAAGAAGTACAAGAATATCTAAATTCAGGACACGCAAGAGGTGCTGCTCAATGGCTTGCTACTCCTAAAAACAAACACGGTTACCTTATGACAAAACTTTCATATCATTATGAAAGCTTAAAAGGTGCTAATAAGTCTTACCTAGTTGACGGTAAAACTATGGAAAAAGGTATCAGAAACGACCTTCCTGTTTATAGAGCAAACGAAAACAATCCAAGAACAGCAAACCTAAACGTAGCTAACATTTGTATCCAATGTCACGGTACTGTAGTTAAACTTGACAAACAAGGTAGACCTGACGCGACTACTTGGCCAAGCGACGGTATTGCTGCTCTATATCCGGACGGTGGTGTTGGAAACTGTCTAGCATGTCACAGCAGACATAAATTCAGCGCAGCTGAAGCAAGACATCCGGCAGCTTGTACTAACTGTCACTTAGGTCCTGACCATCCAGATAAAGAAGTATTCGAATCAAGCGTTCACGGACATATCTTTGATACAAATGAAGAAGATTACAAATTCGACACTGGAGAACAAATCCCAGGAAAAACAGTTAGAGCCGCTACATGTTTCACATGTCATATGAGTGGAATCAATGGTCTTAAAGCAACTCACAACGTATCTCTAAGACTTAAATGGAACCTTTGGGCACCGGATAGTTTCCTAAGAACTGGCGGACATGAAACTGCTGGTTGGGCATTCTGGAAAGGTGGAGGAAAAGTTACTGATACTACTGTAACAAGAGGTAACCCTAAAGCTGGTAACCCTAACGGTCCTGAAGCTGCAAGAGCAGATATGAAAAAAGTTTGTATGACTTGTCACCAAGCAACATTTACAAACAACTACTTCCAAAGAGTAGATGCGGCAGTTAAAATTTACAACCAATACAAAGCTGCAGCAAACAAAATGATGAAAGAACTAAAAGCTAAAGGTCTAATTAAATCAGACGTATGGAGCGATCCGTTCTTTAAACTATACTACTACCTATGGCATCATGAAGGAAGAAGATTCAGACAAGGTGCTGCCATGGGATCACCTGACTATGCACACTGGCATGGTGTATTCCAAGTAATGCAAGATATCAGAGAAATGAACGATATCTACAACTATAGAATGAAAATGCTTAAAAAATACGGAAGCGCTAAAAAAGTTCTTGAAAACGAACCTCCAATGCCGGTTGTTACTCACGAATAA
- a CDS encoding chaperone NapD, translating to MNISSIIVKTLPQNYDSVWMNLIDSGLCEVHFGDKEKGIIIITIEGKNVEEEIDKLTKIQDIPYVISADMHMSYCEEELEEMKKDMDLNATVEELNTDRKAEEVGYFGSLKGKY from the coding sequence ATGAATATTTCAAGTATTATAGTAAAAACTTTACCTCAAAATTATGATTCAGTTTGGATGAATCTTATCGATAGCGGACTGTGCGAAGTACATTTCGGAGATAAAGAAAAAGGTATTATTATTATAACTATCGAAGGAAAAAACGTCGAAGAAGAGATAGACAAATTAACAAAAATCCAAGACATTCCATATGTAATCAGTGCCGATATGCATATGAGTTACTGTGAAGAAGAACTTGAAGAAATGAAAAAAGATATGGACCTAAATGCTACAGTAGAAGAATTAAATACTGACAGAAAAGCCGAAGAAGTTGGATATTTCGGTTCTCTTAAAGGTAAATATTAA
- a CDS encoding nitrate reductase: MKKILLLTLTIIFAFASQIVKPLKVIHFSSYIDKLAFNQKFIIGGLENSTVEIKDAKTYETIYTIKLPKIHDFMGDLQPMPVYSLDISPNGKTLLILTEDEEAKRDLFLFDLETHKLTKVFTTKETLMKARFINNHQIFFGLLSDEVTLYDLNQKKFLYKVQADSYVFSTFALNRVKTKAAIGDESGSVKIIEVKNGKILAKIMGFNKDKTLSLDFVKNYVINGSSDKRVAVYDITTKYSKIEMTANFLPYAVALSPKLDTFALQYDENNDIRVYDFNKKLLYILRGHSMPLNGIYYINENKIISFSTGEVIIWNLKE; the protein is encoded by the coding sequence ATGAAAAAAATTTTATTATTAACATTAACAATAATATTTGCTTTTGCATCACAAATCGTTAAACCGTTAAAAGTTATTCACTTTTCAAGTTATATCGATAAATTGGCCTTTAATCAAAAATTTATAATAGGCGGTCTTGAAAACTCTACGGTTGAAATAAAAGACGCCAAAACATATGAGACGATATATACGATAAAACTTCCTAAAATTCATGATTTTATGGGTGATTTACAACCAATGCCGGTATATTCTTTGGATATTTCGCCAAATGGAAAAACTTTGCTTATCTTAACTGAAGACGAAGAAGCAAAAAGAGATTTGTTTTTATTCGATTTGGAAACTCATAAATTAACAAAAGTCTTCACTACAAAAGAGACTCTTATGAAAGCAAGATTTATCAATAACCACCAAATCTTTTTCGGTCTTCTAAGTGATGAAGTAACTCTTTACGATTTGAATCAAAAAAAATTTTTATATAAAGTCCAAGCCGACAGTTATGTTTTCTCTACTTTTGCGTTAAATAGAGTAAAAACGAAAGCGGCAATAGGTGATGAAAGTGGTTCAGTTAAAATCATTGAGGTAAAAAACGGAAAAATACTTGCGAAAATAATGGGATTCAATAAAGATAAAACTTTAAGTCTTGATTTTGTAAAAAATTACGTAATAAACGGAAGCAGTGATAAAAGAGTCGCCGTTTACGATATTACGACAAAATATTCCAAAATCGAAATGACAGCAAACTTTCTTCCTTATGCGGTAGCACTATCACCTAAACTCGATACTTTCGCTTTACAATACGACGAAAACAATGATATAAGAGTTTATGATTTTAATAAAAAATTACTTTATATATTAAGAGGTCACAGTATGCCGTTAAACGGAATTTATTATATCAACGAAAATAAAATAATAAGCTTCTCAACCGGAGAAGTAATAATCTGGAACTTAAAGGAGTAA
- a CDS encoding ferredoxin-type protein NapF: protein MIDKNRRNLFRRVKNSPFKSFIYPPYFEKKEDFLKCMECETKDCLTACEEKIIKIENEMPVLDFSNSGCTFCDACAQTCPHGVLKIENKKEKIADIILIPNKCLAWNQTICFSCQDICEENAIIYNGMFSPVIDMEKCTGCGFCVGVCPTDAIEYKPL, encoded by the coding sequence ATGATAGACAAAAACAGAAGAAACCTTTTTAGGAGAGTTAAAAACTCTCCTTTTAAATCTTTCATTTATCCTCCATATTTCGAAAAAAAAGAAGATTTCTTAAAATGTATGGAATGCGAAACAAAAGATTGTTTGACTGCATGCGAAGAAAAAATCATAAAAATAGAAAATGAAATGCCCGTTTTAGATTTTTCAAACAGTGGTTGTACTTTCTGTGACGCCTGCGCACAAACCTGTCCTCACGGAGTATTGAAAATAGAAAACAAAAAAGAAAAAATAGCGGATATTATTCTAATTCCGAATAAATGTCTCGCATGGAATCAAACAATCTGCTTTTCATGTCAAGATATCTGCGAAGAAAATGCTATAATATACAACGGAATGTTTAGTCCGGTAATAGATATGGAAAAATGTACCGGATGTGGCTTTTGCGTAGGTGTATGTCCTACCGACGCTATCGAATACAAACCTCTATAA
- a CDS encoding nitrate reductase cytochrome c-type subunit, giving the protein MKKLLLISGIAAMFVLAGCSTNNTQTNAVSNKTVQVTGIRKTDLNAGSENLPVVQYHAPAPIPGKVQGFKKSFVTAPPMIPHSIKGMVPIKVGKNMCLSCHMPQQAKALGIPAMPKDHFVDNFEGDKVKPKVAGSRYFCTTCHAPQAKLDPVIENKFETMKANQGL; this is encoded by the coding sequence ATGAAAAAACTGCTACTAATTAGTGGTATTGCAGCAATGTTTGTACTTGCTGGATGTAGTACAAACAATACTCAAACTAACGCTGTAAGCAATAAAACTGTACAAGTTACAGGAATTAGAAAAACTGACTTAAACGCAGGTAGTGAAAACCTTCCTGTAGTTCAATATCACGCACCGGCTCCAATCCCTGGAAAAGTACAAGGATTCAAAAAATCTTTCGTTACTGCACCTCCTATGATTCCTCACAGTATCAAAGGAATGGTGCCTATTAAAGTAGGAAAAAATATGTGTCTAAGCTGCCATATGCCTCAACAAGCTAAAGCTCTTGGTATTCCTGCAATGCCAAAAGATCACTTTGTAGATAACTTCGAAGGAGATAAAGTTAAACCAAAAGTTGCAGGAAGCAGATATTTCTGTACTACTTGTCACGCACCTCAAGCTAAACTTGACCCTGTTATCGAAAACAAATTCGAAACTATGAAAGCTAATCAAGGTCTATGA
- the napH gene encoding quinol dehydrogenase ferredoxin subunit NapH, with amino-acid sequence MGSIIKNRYLILRRISQLTILFLYFAANYWGLKILMGNLSFSKLFNTIPLTDPYAFLQMLFAGAVISSDLIIGVVIILLFYGLIGGRAYCSWVCPVNMITDFAAWVRRKTHHEKDNLINATKIRNFRYVFMVMMLIVSTVVGAAAFEFISPIGMFTRAVAFTLGFSWVWLLVIFIFDAFVLKNGWCGHICPVGAMYSIVGSKSIIRVWHNKDNCTACGECLKICPENQVLSPVIDKKSDYISGIECTNCGRCIEVCNDNALEFTLRYIINKKGENNEKTATN; translated from the coding sequence ATGGGATCAATAATTAAAAACAGATATTTGATTCTAAGAAGAATATCCCAGCTAACAATTCTATTTTTGTATTTTGCGGCTAATTATTGGGGTCTTAAAATTTTGATGGGTAACTTAAGTTTTTCAAAACTTTTTAACACCATTCCGTTAACTGACCCTTATGCTTTTTTGCAAATGCTATTTGCGGGAGCGGTTATTAGTAGCGATTTGATAATCGGTGTCGTAATTATTTTACTTTTTTACGGTTTAATAGGCGGAAGAGCTTATTGTAGCTGGGTATGCCCTGTTAATATGATTACGGATTTCGCAGCATGGGTTAGAAGAAAAACACACCATGAAAAAGACAATTTGATAAATGCAACTAAAATTAGAAACTTCAGATACGTTTTTATGGTTATGATGTTAATCGTATCTACTGTAGTAGGTGCGGCGGCTTTTGAATTTATCAGTCCTATCGGTATGTTTACAAGAGCCGTGGCATTTACTTTAGGTTTTAGTTGGGTTTGGTTACTTGTAATTTTCATTTTTGACGCATTCGTACTGAAAAACGGATGGTGCGGTCATATCTGCCCTGTAGGCGCAATGTATAGCATTGTAGGCTCTAAGAGTATTATTAGAGTTTGGCATAACAAAGACAATTGTACCGCTTGCGGTGAATGTTTAAAAATTTGCCCTGAAAATCAGGTATTATCACCTGTAATAGACAAAAAAAGCGATTACATTTCCGGAATCGAATGTACGAATTGCGGAAGATGTATCGAAGTATGTAATGACAACGCTCTTGAATTTACACTAAGATATATAATCAACAAAAAAGGAGAAAACAATGAAAAAACTGCTACTAATTAG
- the napG gene encoding ferredoxin-type protein NapG, which produces MDNKRRQFITSLIQASAAAAAGGTIVGAFVEENKNKPLTLRPPGALKEEDFLKTCIRCGLCVEACKNRENKVIIDGNEIITLKLGAPGDNVAIGTPYFIARTGPCFMCDDIPCMYACPTGALTPDMCKNDKGEVAIDYAKMGVAVIDPSSCIAFWGLQCTACYRACPEMDKAITIEWKKNERTGKHAYRIPVVHEDACTGCGMCEMACVTEKAAIKVFPRDVFLGKAGDRYVKGWDKKDQQRVKNASTKTTTETGRSKLSPIQNLNQGVTWDQ; this is translated from the coding sequence GTGGATAACAAAAGAAGACAGTTTATCACTTCTTTGATACAAGCCTCAGCAGCTGCGGCTGCTGGAGGTACTATTGTTGGCGCTTTTGTTGAAGAAAATAAAAACAAGCCCCTAACATTAAGACCTCCTGGGGCTTTAAAAGAAGAAGATTTTCTAAAAACATGCATTAGATGCGGATTATGCGTCGAAGCATGTAAAAACAGAGAAAACAAAGTAATAATTGACGGAAATGAAATCATAACTTTAAAATTAGGCGCACCCGGAGACAACGTCGCTATAGGTACGCCTTATTTTATAGCAAGAACCGGACCTTGTTTTATGTGTGATGATATTCCGTGTATGTATGCATGCCCGACAGGGGCATTAACGCCCGATATGTGTAAAAACGACAAAGGCGAAGTCGCAATCGACTATGCGAAAATGGGCGTTGCGGTAATCGACCCGAGCAGTTGTATCGCCTTTTGGGGATTACAATGTACGGCTTGCTATAGAGCTTGTCCAGAAATGGATAAAGCGATAACTATCGAATGGAAAAAGAACGAAAGAACCGGGAAACACGCTTATCGTATTCCAGTAGTACATGAAGACGCTTGTACCGGATGCGGTATGTGCGAAATGGCATGCGTTACTGAAAAAGCAGCTATTAAAGTATTCCCAAGAGACGTATTCTTAGGAAAAGCCGGTGATAGATACGTAAAAGGCTGGGATAAAAAAGACCAACAAAGAGTCAAAAACGCTTCTACGAAAACAACGACTGAAACTGGTAGAAGCAAGCTTAGTCCTATTCAAAATCTTAACCAAGGCGTAACATGGGATCAATAA
- the napA gene encoding nitrate reductase catalytic subunit NapA: MSMTRRDFLKTTAAVAAASAAGLTIPEEAKAAANAAEAGWQWDKAVCRFCGTGCGIMIATKGNKVVAVKGDPENPVNRGINCIKGYFNAKIMYGADRLTQPLLRLNENGEFDKNAPFRPVSWKRAFDEMEKQFKKYYNKYGPTSVAVFGSGQYTIQEGYAAVKLVKGGWRSNNIDPNARHCMASAVVGFYQTFGIDEPAGCYDDIELTDTVVTWGANMAEMHPILWSRVSDAKLNNPDKYYVVNLSTYRNRCSNLADMEIIFRPNTDLAIMNYIAREILHRNAVNWDFVKKHTIFATGFVDTGYGLRDPKKAKELGYSEKEMQTIRKQDVKVVTPEEAVALSAIGKWKAGDEMVMKHNKGKAPFKHWQISFEDFKKAVEPYTLDYVAKVAKGDKDESLESFKRKLKKLADLYCDPNRKVVSFWTMGFNQHVRGSWINEIVYTVHFLLGKQAEPGNGAFSLTGQPSACGTAREVGTFAHRLPADMLVANPKHRKITEKLWKLPHGTLNPKVGSHFLKIMRDMEEGKIRWAWVHVNNPWQNTANANHWLKTARTMDNFIVVNECYPGVSARVADLILPVAMIYEKWGAYGNAERRTQHWRQQVVAPGNAMTDIWTMAEFAKRFKLKEVWHEWKLPDGTVLPDVLEEAKAMGYSPEDTLFDVLFNRPEYHKNFPWPDPIAKNPQTGKMHPNTEAEGDFRNVVGSDGKVFKGYGFFIQKALWEEYRKFGLGHGHDLADFDTYHKVRGLRWPVVNGRETKWRFNVNYDPYARKYAKPGEKFAFYGPLLKAIPKGTLQGPINPKKKYPLPNKAKIFFRPFMVHPEDPKYDNDGYNFWLCTGRVLEHWHSGTMTMRVPELYRAMPEALCYMNPKDAKELGLQRFDLVVIESRRGKVKARVETRGRNKPPRGLVFVPWFDEKVLINKVCLDATCPMSKETDYKKAAVKIYKA; this comes from the coding sequence ATGTCAATGACAAGAAGAGATTTTCTAAAAACTACAGCGGCAGTTGCAGCTGCAAGCGCTGCAGGATTAACTATTCCTGAAGAAGCAAAAGCTGCTGCAAATGCTGCTGAAGCAGGATGGCAATGGGATAAAGCGGTTTGCCGTTTCTGTGGTACCGGATGTGGTATCATGATCGCAACAAAAGGTAATAAAGTTGTTGCGGTAAAAGGTGACCCTGAAAACCCTGTAAACAGAGGTATTAACTGTATCAAAGGATATTTCAACGCGAAAATTATGTACGGTGCCGACAGACTTACTCAACCGTTACTAAGATTAAACGAAAACGGAGAATTCGACAAAAACGCTCCATTCAGACCTGTAAGCTGGAAAAGAGCTTTTGACGAAATGGAAAAACAATTTAAAAAATATTACAACAAATACGGACCAACAAGCGTAGCGGTATTCGGTTCTGGACAATATACTATTCAAGAAGGTTACGCTGCGGTTAAACTTGTAAAAGGTGGATGGAGAAGTAACAACATCGACCCAAATGCTAGACACTGTATGGCAAGTGCGGTTGTAGGTTTCTATCAAACATTCGGTATTGACGAACCTGCAGGATGTTATGACGACATCGAACTTACTGACACTGTTGTAACTTGGGGTGCAAATATGGCTGAAATGCATCCGATTTTATGGTCAAGAGTATCGGATGCTAAACTAAACAACCCTGATAAATATTATGTAGTTAACCTATCTACATATAGAAACAGATGTTCTAACCTTGCGGATATGGAAATTATCTTCAGACCAAACACAGACCTTGCTATTATGAACTATATCGCAAGAGAAATTCTTCATAGAAACGCAGTAAATTGGGATTTTGTTAAAAAACACACAATCTTCGCAACAGGTTTTGTTGATACGGGATACGGTCTAAGAGATCCTAAAAAAGCAAAAGAACTAGGATACTCTGAAAAAGAAATGCAAACAATTAGAAAACAAGACGTTAAAGTTGTTACACCTGAAGAAGCAGTAGCACTTAGCGCAATCGGTAAATGGAAAGCCGGTGATGAAATGGTTATGAAACACAACAAAGGAAAAGCTCCTTTCAAACACTGGCAAATCAGCTTTGAAGATTTCAAAAAAGCGGTAGAACCTTATACACTTGATTATGTAGCGAAAGTAGCAAAAGGTGATAAAGACGAATCACTTGAAAGCTTCAAAAGAAAACTTAAAAAACTTGCAGACCTTTACTGTGACCCGAATAGAAAAGTAGTATCTTTCTGGACTATGGGATTCAACCAACACGTAAGAGGTAGCTGGATTAACGAAATCGTATACACAGTTCACTTCTTATTAGGAAAACAAGCCGAACCAGGAAACGGTGCGTTCTCACTTACAGGACAACCAAGTGCATGTGGTACAGCAAGAGAAGTTGGTACGTTCGCACACAGACTTCCGGCGGATATGCTTGTAGCAAATCCTAAACATAGAAAAATTACTGAAAAATTATGGAAATTACCACACGGAACACTTAACCCTAAAGTAGGTAGCCACTTCCTAAAAATCATGAGAGATATGGAAGAAGGTAAAATCAGATGGGCTTGGGTACACGTAAACAACCCATGGCAAAACACAGCTAACGCTAACCACTGGTTAAAAACAGCAAGAACAATGGATAACTTCATTGTTGTAAACGAATGTTATCCTGGTGTATCTGCAAGAGTTGCAGACTTAATCCTACCGGTAGCTATGATTTATGAAAAATGGGGAGCATACGGAAACGCTGAGAGAAGAACACAACATTGGAGACAACAAGTAGTAGCTCCGGGTAACGCAATGACTGACATTTGGACAATGGCTGAATTCGCAAAAAGATTTAAACTTAAAGAAGTATGGCATGAGTGGAAACTTCCTGACGGAACAGTACTTCCAGACGTATTAGAAGAAGCAAAAGCAATGGGATACAGCCCTGAAGATACACTATTTGACGTTCTATTCAATAGACCTGAATATCACAAAAACTTCCCATGGCCAGATCCGATTGCTAAAAACCCTCAAACAGGAAAAATGCATCCTAACACAGAAGCTGAGGGAGACTTCAGAAACGTTGTTGGAAGTGACGGAAAAGTATTTAAAGGATACGGATTCTTCATTCAAAAAGCACTTTGGGAAGAATACAGAAAATTCGGTCTTGGACACGGACACGACCTTGCGGACTTCGATACATATCATAAAGTTAGAGGTCTAAGATGGCCGGTAGTAAACGGAAGAGAAACTAAATGGAGATTCAACGTTAACTACGACCCATATGCAAGAAAATATGCTAAACCTGGTGAAAAATTCGCATTCTACGGTCCTCTTCTTAAAGCAATTCCAAAAGGAACATTACAAGGACCTATTAATCCTAAGAAAAAATATCCGTTACCAAACAAAGCGAAAATATTCTTCAGACCGTTTATGGTTCACCCAGAAGATCCTAAATACGATAATGACGGATATAACTTCTGGCTATGTACAGGTAGGGTACTTGAACATTGGCATAGTGGTACAATGACAATGAGGGTACCGGAACTTTATAGAGCAATGCCTGAAGCACTTTGTTATATGAACCCTAAAGACGCTAAAGAATTAGGTCTTCAAAGATTCGATCTTGTAGTTATCGAAAGTAGAAGAGGTAAAGTAAAAGCAAGAGTCGAAACAAGAGGAAGAAACAAACCGCCAAGAGGACTTGTATTCGTTCCATGGTTCGACGAAAAAGTATTAATCAACAAAGTTTGTCTTGACGCGACATGTCCTATGAGTAAAGAAACAGACTATAAAAAAGCGGCAGTTAAAATTTATAAAGCGTAA
- a CDS encoding response regulator transcription factor, whose translation MKILLVEDDDFIGESIKEYLEMQGNKVDYFSSPTKALETIYPSHYDIFLLDINMPEINGYEFYEELKNYTSDVPVIFITAYSDIDHVEKAFKLGAADYIKKPFELKELELRIKRLVFKNTNRIKITDNYSFDLGKLKLFYNDEEVELTQNERYFLEILVKNIGQVVDMSTLRDYVWEGKDICDNTIRTQVKKLRSKLKENFIKNVRGSGYKIEKNG comes from the coding sequence GTGAAAATATTGCTTGTAGAAGATGATGATTTTATCGGTGAATCTATAAAAGAATATTTGGAAATGCAAGGAAATAAAGTTGATTATTTTTCATCACCTACAAAAGCGCTTGAGACAATATATCCGAGTCATTACGACATATTTTTATTGGATATCAATATGCCGGAAATCAACGGATACGAATTTTATGAAGAATTAAAAAATTATACGTCTGATGTACCTGTTATTTTTATTACGGCATATTCCGATATCGACCATGTAGAAAAAGCATTCAAATTAGGTGCGGCGGATTATATTAAAAAGCCTTTTGAGCTTAAAGAGCTCGAACTTAGAATAAAAAGATTGGTATTTAAAAATACAAATAGAATTAAAATTACGGATAATTACTCTTTTGACTTGGGTAAATTAAAGCTTTTTTACAATGATGAAGAGGTTGAACTGACTCAAAATGAAAGATATTTTCTAGAAATCTTAGTAAAAAACATCGGACAGGTAGTTGATATGAGCACTTTAAGAGACTACGTTTGGGAAGGAAAAGATATTTGTGACAATACCATTAGAACCCAAGTTAAAAAATTAAGAAGTAAGTTAAAAGAGAATTTTATTAAAAACGTAAGAGGGAGCGGATACAAAATTGAGAAAAACGGATGA
- a CDS encoding sensor histidine kinase produces MRKTDEFKFDIITAFSIFAFLIIVAVTYTAIYIFTDITTQEFKDKVKLSADNIYYIYQEKVNNIKNATIALSNNDIFNTKFTVNPEVIKSVFKTMLLANSNLSEINYYNRYGKYVIGCEKVKNRVFCLNRDSKTLQVNNYKSNKNLFFKEYLSDKGLNLTLISPIQKGNNNGFIEVRALINKLDTLNSDLFYTVIINKKGQIFLSNFYKAKSIYDLFSYSLGDKILKTKEGFVTDDIYVKELSPNIKIVLIQNKNLINKTNEVSKKMVLIMIAISILLAIPLGIFFSKPLYKFYEELDLRVKEEIEKRQQKEQMLMHQSKLASLGEMLGNIAHQWRHPLTRLSLLIQNLEMAAQMNKLDKDFIQKFKEKAQAQIEYMSQTIDDFTNFFKKDTKKVEFCPKEIIEDALKLMEGRIKQNKVEVVLDIKKTEPILGYKTEFSQVVLNIINNAIDVLKERDIKDRKIFIRIDGKKIEIEDNAGGIPEEIKDKIFEPYFTTKFQSQGTGIGLYMSKIIISQHFKGKLYAYNSEKGAVFVIDLSN; encoded by the coding sequence TTGAGAAAAACGGATGAATTTAAATTCGATATCATAACCGCCTTTTCTATTTTTGCATTTTTAATAATTGTTGCCGTAACATATACAGCTATTTACATTTTTACGGATATCACAACTCAGGAATTCAAAGACAAAGTAAAACTTTCGGCCGATAATATCTACTATATTTATCAAGAAAAAGTAAATAATATAAAGAATGCTACAATCGCACTTTCCAATAATGATATTTTTAATACTAAATTTACAGTAAATCCCGAAGTAATAAAATCCGTATTTAAAACTATGCTACTTGCCAATTCCAATTTAAGCGAAATAAACTATTATAATCGATACGGAAAATACGTAATAGGTTGTGAAAAAGTAAAAAACAGAGTTTTTTGTTTAAATCGGGATTCCAAAACACTTCAAGTAAATAATTACAAGTCCAATAAGAATCTTTTTTTTAAAGAGTATTTGAGTGATAAAGGACTTAATTTAACGCTTATCAGTCCTATTCAAAAAGGTAATAATAACGGATTTATTGAGGTTAGGGCTTTAATAAATAAATTGGATACGTTAAACAGTGATCTTTTTTATACGGTAATTATTAATAAAAAGGGGCAAATTTTCTTATCTAATTTTTATAAAGCAAAAAGTATTTACGATTTATTTAGCTATTCTCTTGGAGATAAGATATTAAAAACGAAAGAAGGTTTCGTAACCGATGATATTTACGTAAAAGAGCTTTCGCCTAATATAAAAATAGTTTTGATACAAAATAAAAACCTTATAAACAAAACCAATGAAGTATCTAAGAAAATGGTATTAATAATGATAGCGATTTCTATTTTGCTTGCTATTCCTCTTGGAATTTTCTTTTCGAAACCTTTATATAAATTTTATGAAGAACTTGATTTGAGGGTAAAAGAAGAGATAGAAAAAAGACAGCAAAAAGAACAAATGCTTATGCACCAAAGTAAACTCGCTTCTCTTGGAGAAATGTTAGGTAATATCGCACATCAATGGAGACATCCGCTAACAAGACTTTCACTTTTAATTCAAAATCTAGAAATGGCCGCGCAAATGAATAAACTTGATAAAGATTTTATTCAAAAATTTAAAGAAAAAGCGCAAGCTCAAATAGAATATATGTCTCAAACGATTGACGATTTTACGAATTTCTTTAAAAAAGATACGAAAAAAGTGGAATTTTGCCCTAAAGAGATTATAGAAGACGCTTTAAAACTTATGGAAGGTAGAATTAAGCAAAACAAAGTAGAGGTTGTTTTGGATATTAAAAAAACGGAGCCTATTTTAGGGTATAAAACTGAATTTTCTCAAGTCGTTTTAAACATTATTAATAACGCTATTGACGTTTTGAAAGAAAGAGATATCAAAGATAGAAAAATTTTCATAAGAATCGACGGTAAAAAAATTGAAATCGAGGATAACGCAGGAGGGATTCCGGAAGAGATAAAAGATAAGATTTTCGAACCTTATTTTACTACTAAGTTTCAATCTCAAGGTACCGGAATAGGGCTTTATATGAGTAAAATCATTATATCTCAGCATTTTAAAGGCAAGCTTTATGCTTACAACTCCGAAAAAGGCGCCGTTTTTGTTATAGATTTGTCAAATTAA